In the Salvelinus fontinalis isolate EN_2023a chromosome 34, ASM2944872v1, whole genome shotgun sequence genome, one interval contains:
- the LOC129833558 gene encoding RUN domain-containing protein 3A-like — protein MESGCVRKAMAMGLTSKKASYRSVGVERKNLITVCRFSVKTLLEKYTAEPIDDSSEEFVNFAAILEHILSHRFKGPGSWFISDGQRSFWDYIRLACSKVQNNCIASIENIENISTSRAKGRAWIRVALMEKRLSEYVATALRDTRTTRRFYDDGAIILREEATVLTGMLIGLSAIDFSFCLKGEALDGKSPAVIDFTPYLKFTQSYDYLSDEDDRCSVDSSASDESVPVHPYIPLVTDEESWRNKCRKMEQRFKIVYAQKGYLEELVRLRESQLKNVETENKKLSARLEELRVQSLQEKKELESIVLELQAQLTALIPCDSSHLTKDLSIPLVNQWPSIRGYNNQGDVKLFRRRSFHSLEQLSADVSLNSDSQKTDGQQNGDTGKDYTPSMLGLCGSLASLPSCKSMSSLKSSECLVNISMEPSPALSPS, from the exons ATTCTCGGTGAAGACACTCCTGGAAAAGTACACAGCCGAGCCCATCGATGACTCGTCCGAGGAGTTTGTCAACTTCGCTGCAATCTTGGAACACATCCTCAGCCACCGCTTTAAAG GTCCAGGAAGCTGGTTCATCTCAGATGGCCAGCGAAGTTTCTGGGACTACATCCGGCTGGCGTGCAGCAAGGTGCAGAACAACTGCATCGCCAGCATCGAAAACATTGAGAACATCAGCACCTCACGAGCCAAG GGTCGGGCATGGATCCGTGTGGCACTGATGGAGAAGCGTCTGTCTGAGTATGTGGCCACAGCCCTGAGGGACACACGGACAACCAG GAGGTTCTATGATGACGGAGCCATCATACTGAGAGAGGAGGCCACTGTTCTGACAGGCATGCTCATTGGCCTCAGTGCCATAGACTTCAG TTTTTGCTTGAAGGGGGAGGCGCTGGATGGTAAGTCCCCTGCAGTGATTGACTTCACACCTTACCTGAAGTTCACTCagag CTATGACTACCTGAGTGATGAGGATGACCGGTGCAGTGTGGACAGCAGTGCCAGTGACGAAAGTGTCCCAGTACACCCCTACATCCCCCTGGTCACCGACGAGGAGAGCTGGAGGAACAAGTGTCGCAAGATGGAGCAGAGGTTTAAGATCGTGTACGCCCAGAAG GGCTACCTGGAGGAGCTGGTGCGTCTGCGGGAGTCCCAGCTGAAGAATGTGGAGACTGAGAACAAGAAGCTGAGTGCCAGGCTGGAGGAGCTCAGAGTCCAGAGCCTGCAAGAGAAAAAGGAGCTGGAGTCCATCGTACTGGAGCTGCAGGCACAACT CACTGCCCTCATCCCCTGTGATTCCTCCCACCTGACTAAGGATCTGTCCATCCCTCTGGTCAACCAGTGGCCCTCCATACGAGGCTACAACAACCAGGGGGACGTCAAGCTCTTCCGCAG GAGAAGCTTCCACAGTTTGGAGCAGCTCTCAGCTGACGTCAGTCTGAACTCTGATTCCCAGAAGACAGATGGGCAACAGAACGGAGATACAG GAAAAGACTACACCCCTTCTATGCTGGGTCTCTGTGGCTCTCTGGCCTCTCTCCCCAGCTGTAAGTCCATGTCCAGCCTCAAGTCCAGCGAGTGTCTGGTCAACATCAGCATGGAACCCAGCCCTGCACTCTCACCCAGCTAG
- the zwi gene encoding zwilling isoform X1 yields MDRSSDARAKTPKSTRTSQKDLTEEEEWKVTFLSSKTSFTKGRILILKTKYAISWGKSSVSWSRTTVTLGKITVTMGKTSVTRDQTTSSLTTLTFTHGEKSVSVVKSSLTRGRQTTRNIYWDFHL; encoded by the coding sequence ATGGACAGGAGCTCAGACGCCAGGGCCAAGACTCCCAAATCAACCAGGACATCACAAAAAGACTTGACTGAAGAGGAGGAGTGGAAAGTCACCTTCCTGTCCAGCAAGACTAGCTTCACTAAGGGCAGGATCTTGATTCTGAAGACTAAGTACGCCATCTCCTGGGGCAAGTCCTCTGTCTCTTGGAGCAGAACCACCGTTACCCTGGGAAAGATCACTGTGACCATGGGAAAGACCTCCGTGACACGAGACCAGACCACCAGCTCTCTGACCACTCTCACCTTCACCCACGGAGAGAAGTCTGTGTCTGTGGTCAAATCCAGCCTCACTAGGGGCAGACAAACTACACGGAACATCTACTGGGATTTCCACCTGTGA
- the zwi gene encoding zwilling isoform X2 translates to MGNTSITEGKTALSLGNTTIKRGKTKLTVGNSSITRGKKTTSLGASTIASAKTKLTMGNASFSRGTTTTSFRKAFFAKRKTL, encoded by the coding sequence ATGGGCAACACCAGCATCACCGAGGGGAAGACGGCCCTCTCCCTGGGAAACACCACTATCAAGAGGGGCAAGACCAAGCTCACTGTGGGCAACTCGTCTATCACCAGGGGCAAGAAGACCACTTCTCTGGGCGCCTCCACCATCGCCAGTGCCAAGACCAAGCTCACTATGGGCAATGCCTCCTTCAGCAGGGGCACCACCACCACCTCGTTTCGAAAAGCCTTTTTCGCCAAACGCAAGACCCTCTAG